From Gordonia crocea, the proteins below share one genomic window:
- the pta gene encoding phosphate acetyltransferase: MTDRSTGEMSVSDASHSAIYLASSEGETGKSTIALGLLALLSATGGRIGVFRPISRTHDGKNDYILELLLAHDSVGLDYADCIGVTYDQVHADPDAALATIVDRFHAVQEQCDTVLVVGSDFTDVGNPSELSYNARIAANLACPMVLALRGSERTPQEIRGLTVHALAEVSAAHATAVAVVVNRVDPAQQAATKTALDGIGPGVWVLPEDSVLSSPTMAELSAALGGYLYSGDEELLDREALHMMVGGMTVEHVLERLAEGMVVIAPADRSDVLLALVNANVAQGFPRLAGLILNGGLKPHPMVDALVRGLNPTLPIICCEQSTYETARIASHTRGKMANQSARKIETALALMEHHIDSAKLMEDLNIAIPEVVTPQMFEYQLVARAKADRRHIVLPEGEEPRILRAAAALTARGVAQLTLLGDPAKVEAQCSELGIELAGVDIINPLDSELTEKFAVQYAELRKHKNVAMDRARDLMRDVSYFGTMMVHNGLADGMVSGSIHTTAHTIRPAFEIIKTKPGVDTVSSVFFMCLADQVLTYGDCAVVPDPTAEQLADIAISSAETAAAFGIDPRVAMLSYSTGESGTGADVDKVRTATSLVREREPDLLVEGPIQYDAAVEPSVAATKMPNSPVAGKATVLIFPDLNTGNNTYKAVQRSAGAIAIGPVLQGLNKPINDLSRGALVADIVNTVAITAIQAQAGVE; encoded by the coding sequence ATGACCGACCGCTCCACGGGAGAAATGTCCGTGTCCGACGCCTCGCACTCGGCGATCTATCTGGCCTCGTCGGAGGGGGAGACCGGGAAGTCGACGATCGCGTTGGGCCTCCTGGCACTGCTGTCGGCGACCGGTGGCCGCATCGGGGTGTTCCGGCCGATCAGTCGGACGCACGACGGCAAGAACGACTACATCCTCGAACTCTTGCTCGCCCACGATTCGGTGGGCCTGGACTACGCCGATTGCATCGGTGTCACCTATGACCAGGTGCACGCGGATCCGGACGCCGCGCTGGCCACCATCGTCGACCGGTTCCACGCGGTGCAGGAGCAGTGCGACACGGTGCTGGTCGTCGGGTCGGATTTCACCGACGTCGGCAATCCGTCGGAGCTGTCGTACAACGCCCGGATCGCGGCCAACCTGGCCTGCCCGATGGTGCTCGCGCTGCGCGGCAGCGAGCGCACGCCGCAGGAGATCCGTGGCCTGACGGTGCACGCCCTCGCGGAGGTCTCCGCGGCCCACGCGACGGCGGTCGCCGTGGTGGTGAACCGGGTCGACCCGGCGCAGCAAGCCGCGACGAAAACCGCGCTCGACGGGATCGGGCCGGGCGTGTGGGTGCTGCCCGAGGACAGCGTCCTGAGTTCGCCGACCATGGCCGAGCTGTCCGCCGCGCTCGGCGGCTACCTCTACAGCGGTGACGAGGAACTCCTCGACCGCGAGGCGCTGCACATGATGGTCGGCGGGATGACGGTCGAGCACGTGTTGGAACGACTGGCCGAAGGCATGGTCGTCATCGCCCCGGCCGACCGGTCCGACGTGTTGCTTGCCCTGGTCAATGCCAATGTGGCTCAAGGGTTTCCGCGGCTGGCCGGGCTGATCCTCAACGGTGGCCTGAAGCCGCACCCGATGGTCGACGCCCTGGTGCGCGGCCTCAACCCGACACTGCCGATCATTTGCTGCGAGCAGAGCACCTACGAGACCGCGCGCATCGCCTCGCACACCCGGGGGAAGATGGCCAACCAGTCGGCCCGCAAGATCGAGACGGCGCTGGCGTTGATGGAGCACCACATCGACTCGGCGAAACTGATGGAAGACCTCAACATCGCCATCCCCGAGGTCGTCACCCCGCAGATGTTCGAGTACCAACTCGTCGCGCGCGCCAAAGCCGACCGGCGCCACATCGTGCTGCCGGAGGGGGAGGAGCCGCGCATCCTGCGGGCGGCTGCCGCGCTCACCGCCCGCGGCGTCGCCCAGCTGACCCTGCTCGGCGACCCGGCGAAGGTCGAGGCGCAGTGCAGCGAGCTGGGCATCGAGCTCGCCGGCGTCGACATCATCAACCCACTCGACTCGGAGCTGACCGAGAAGTTCGCGGTCCAATACGCCGAGCTGCGCAAGCACAAGAATGTCGCGATGGACCGCGCCCGGGACCTGATGCGCGACGTCTCCTACTTCGGCACCATGATGGTCCACAACGGCCTCGCCGACGGGATGGTCTCCGGGTCGATCCACACCACGGCGCACACCATCCGCCCGGCCTTCGAGATCATCAAGACCAAGCCCGGCGTCGACACCGTGTCGAGCGTCTTCTTCATGTGTCTGGCCGACCAGGTGCTGACCTATGGCGACTGCGCGGTTGTTCCCGACCCCACCGCCGAGCAGCTGGCCGATATCGCGATCTCCTCGGCCGAGACGGCCGCCGCCTTCGGCATCGATCCGCGGGTGGCGATGCTGTCCTACTCGACGGGCGAATCCGGCACCGGGGCCGACGTGGACAAGGTGCGCACCGCGACGTCGCTGGTGCGCGAGCGCGAACCGGACCTGTTGGTGGAGGGGCCGATCCAGTACGACGCGGCGGTCGAGCCGAGTGTCGCGGCGACCAAGATGCCGAACTCGCCGGTCGCCGGAAAGGCCACGGTGCTGATCTTCCCCGACCTCAACACCGGCAACAACACCTACAAGGCGGTCCAGCGCAGCGCCGGGGCCATCGCCATCGGCCCGGTCCTGCAGGGGTTGAACAAGCCGATCAACGACCTCTCGCGGGGAGCGCTCGTCGCCGACATCGTGAACACGGTGGCGATCACCGCGATCCAGGCGCAGGCGGGTGTCGAATGA
- a CDS encoding acyl-CoA dehydrogenase family protein, with translation MSQTLEELFAFDTLLHDDERAIVDTVREFGKKKLRPHVADWFEAGELPVRELATELGAIGLFGMHLEGYGCAGASATAYGLACQELEAVDSGLRSFVSVQGSLSMFAIWKFGSDEQKDRWLPEMAAGRALGCFGLTEPDFGSNPGGMRTNAKRDGSDWVLNGAKMWITNSPVADVAVVWARTGDDARSIRGFVIPTDTPGFSAPEITRKMSLRASVTGEIVLEDVRVPDSAVLPGVEGLRGPLSCLNEARFGIVFGAVGAGRDCLETAVAYAGSREVFDKPLSGYQLTQRKIADMAVALGNAHLLALHLGRLKDAAGVRPEQISLGKLNNVRESLAVARECRTILGANGITLEYPVIRHANNLESVLTYEGTSEMHQLMIGKALTGVDAFR, from the coding sequence ATGTCCCAGACGCTTGAGGAACTGTTCGCCTTCGACACCCTGCTGCACGACGACGAGCGGGCGATCGTGGACACCGTGCGCGAGTTCGGGAAGAAGAAGCTGCGCCCGCATGTCGCCGACTGGTTCGAGGCCGGCGAGTTGCCGGTGCGCGAGCTCGCCACCGAACTCGGCGCGATCGGCCTGTTCGGCATGCACCTGGAGGGATACGGGTGTGCCGGCGCCTCCGCGACCGCCTACGGCCTCGCGTGCCAGGAACTCGAGGCGGTCGATTCCGGCCTGCGCAGTTTCGTCTCCGTGCAGGGTTCGTTGTCGATGTTCGCGATCTGGAAGTTCGGCAGCGACGAGCAGAAGGACCGCTGGCTGCCGGAGATGGCGGCGGGTCGGGCGCTGGGCTGCTTCGGGCTGACCGAGCCCGACTTCGGGTCCAATCCGGGCGGCATGCGGACCAACGCCAAGCGCGACGGCTCCGACTGGGTGCTCAACGGCGCGAAGATGTGGATCACCAATTCCCCGGTGGCCGACGTGGCGGTGGTCTGGGCCCGGACCGGCGACGATGCCCGGAGCATCCGCGGATTCGTCATCCCGACTGACACCCCCGGGTTCAGCGCACCGGAGATCACCCGGAAGATGTCGCTGCGGGCCTCGGTGACCGGCGAGATCGTTCTCGAGGACGTCCGGGTTCCGGATTCGGCGGTGCTGCCCGGCGTCGAAGGGCTGCGGGGGCCGCTGTCTTGTCTCAACGAGGCGCGGTTCGGAATCGTCTTCGGCGCCGTGGGGGCGGGGCGGGACTGCCTCGAGACCGCGGTGGCGTATGCGGGCAGCCGCGAGGTCTTCGACAAGCCGCTCTCGGGTTATCAACTCACCCAGCGCAAGATTGCCGACATGGCGGTCGCGTTGGGCAACGCCCACCTGCTGGCGCTGCACCTGGGCCGTCTCAAAGATGCCGCCGGTGTGCGTCCGGAGCAGATCAGCCTGGGCAAGCTCAACAATGTCCGGGAGTCGCTGGCCGTCGCCCGGGAGTGTCGGACGATTCTCGGCGCTAACGGAATCACATTGGAGTATCCGGTGATCCGCCATGCCAACAACCTTGAGTCGGTGCTGACCTACGAGGGCACCTCGGAGATGCACCAGCTGATGATCGGGAAGGCGCTGACCGGCGTCGACGCCTTCCGCTGA
- a CDS encoding acetate kinase — protein MSAETPLVLVLNAGSSSLKYQLLEPDSARVTAEGLVERIGEPVSVINHEQGGAETVEELHLPDHRAAIAKAMELFAAHGTDLTRTPLCAVGHRVVHGGRSLYAPTLIDQHVIDEIERIAPLAPLHNPPNLVGIEAAQALLPNVPGVAVFDTGFFHGLPDVSARYAIDRKLSDDYALRRYGFHGTSHDYVSHRAAEFLGRDYDATNQIVAHLGNGASMSAIAAGRPVDTSMGLTPLEGLVMGTRGGDIDPGLLFHLKRVVGMSVDDIDHLLNKRSGLKGLCGENDFRTVTEMIAAGDAAAQEAYDIYIHRLRGYFGAYLVELEQTDIITFTAGVGENAASVRADSLARMSRFGIEIDEQRNAVRSREPRVISTDASRTTVLVVPTNEELEIARQAKALVTS, from the coding sequence ATGAGTGCGGAGACGCCGCTGGTCCTGGTCCTCAACGCCGGCTCGTCGTCGTTGAAATACCAACTCCTGGAACCGGACTCGGCCCGGGTCACCGCCGAGGGGCTGGTGGAGCGGATCGGCGAACCCGTCTCGGTCATCAACCATGAGCAGGGGGGTGCGGAGACCGTCGAGGAACTCCACCTGCCCGACCACCGGGCCGCCATCGCCAAGGCGATGGAGTTGTTCGCCGCCCACGGCACCGACCTCACCCGGACGCCGCTGTGCGCGGTCGGGCACCGGGTCGTGCACGGCGGGCGCTCGCTCTACGCACCGACGCTGATCGACCAGCACGTCATCGACGAGATCGAACGGATCGCCCCGCTCGCCCCGCTGCACAACCCGCCGAACCTGGTCGGCATCGAGGCGGCGCAGGCACTGCTGCCCAACGTGCCGGGCGTCGCCGTCTTCGACACCGGCTTCTTCCACGGCCTGCCCGACGTGTCGGCCCGGTACGCCATCGACCGCAAGCTGTCCGACGACTATGCCCTGCGCCGCTACGGCTTTCACGGGACCAGCCACGACTACGTCTCCCACCGGGCCGCGGAATTCCTCGGCCGCGACTATGACGCGACCAACCAGATCGTCGCCCACCTGGGCAATGGGGCGTCGATGTCGGCGATTGCGGCCGGCCGCCCGGTGGACACCTCGATGGGGTTGACCCCGTTGGAGGGACTCGTGATGGGGACCCGCGGCGGCGACATCGACCCCGGCCTGCTCTTCCACCTCAAGCGGGTGGTCGGGATGTCGGTGGACGACATCGACCATCTGCTCAACAAGCGGTCCGGGCTCAAGGGGCTATGCGGAGAGAACGATTTCCGAACGGTCACCGAGATGATCGCGGCCGGTGACGCCGCGGCGCAAGAAGCCTACGACATCTACATCCATCGGCTGCGCGGCTACTTCGGCGCCTACCTGGTGGAGCTGGAACAGACCGACATCATCACCTTCACCGCCGGCGTCGGGGAGAACGCGGCCTCGGTGCGCGCCGACTCGCTGGCCCGGATGTCGCGCTTCGGAATCGAGATCGACGAGCAGCGCAACGCCGTCCGGAGCCGCGAGCCCCGGGTCATCTCCACCGATGCCTCGCGCACGACCGTGCTGGTGGTGCCGACCAATGAAGAACTCGAGATCGCCCGGCAGGCCAAGGCGCTGGTCACGTCCTGA
- a CDS encoding serine/threonine-protein kinase, whose translation MTANRDDDEPAATEAVPFDPFDSDDDDTGTQAVGGDFLLDDTTAATTTPGSTRSSVTARTTFPVPRGRVLVPDRSAPRVHDRRLGSSLVDLPRIVDTEPADAVLVDPVIPERKRKCWNCGTPLARESGPHAGPLTGTCPNCGVRYSFVPSLEPGTLVADQYEILGAIAHGGMGWIYVATDRNVSDRPVVLKGLLNSGDSAAQAVAMAERQFLASVSHPGIVKIYNFVEHQISDERTIGYIVMEYIGGKTLKQLTSTKDESGHTTPALLPPEQAMSYILEVLPAVGYLHSVGLVYNDVKPDNIMISEGDVTLIDLGAVAPIGGHGRLYGTPGFQAPEIVETGPQIATDIYSIGRTLAVLTVDMPMEGGQYLPDLPHPADVPLFIENPSFHLLLARATAANPDERFATTAEMTTQLLNVLRETVAVHTGVPRPALSTVFTPPRSTFGTELLLGPIDAFFDPDQATFYDPADIAAALPVPLLDPTDPSARVLSTTALSDPRQMLDSIHAHRASRTVIDGDESVPRGSLEVDLVESRALLELDDVDTALGVLRSADKQYGPNWRIEWYLGIYALRNDEPELAYERFNEALEAMPGEIGPKLAVAGTAELIGRWLAGEAGDPMSQGGVDPQVRRWYEIARHHYQDLWFTDHAIITAAFGLARIHLAYGEVAEAIVGLDEVPTTSRHYNTARETAVLALVHGRPVSQISHAEIVQAAARWQQIPDSEPRKPRLKLIVLGTALGWVLENEGEEDLPNLLGYPFTEYGLRVGTEQSLRDLARETRNNRAHRFQLVDLANYVRPATWF comes from the coding sequence ATGACCGCGAACCGCGACGACGACGAGCCCGCCGCCACCGAGGCGGTGCCCTTCGATCCCTTCGACTCCGACGACGATGACACCGGCACCCAGGCGGTGGGCGGCGACTTCCTGCTCGACGACACTACCGCCGCCACCACGACCCCGGGGTCGACGCGGTCGTCGGTCACCGCCCGCACCACCTTCCCCGTTCCACGTGGGCGGGTCCTGGTGCCCGACCGCAGCGCGCCCCGCGTCCACGACCGCCGACTGGGCAGTTCCCTGGTGGACCTGCCGCGCATCGTCGACACCGAGCCGGCCGACGCGGTCCTGGTTGACCCGGTCATTCCCGAGCGCAAGCGCAAGTGCTGGAACTGCGGCACCCCGTTGGCCCGCGAATCCGGCCCGCACGCCGGGCCGCTGACGGGGACCTGCCCCAACTGCGGGGTCCGCTACTCGTTCGTGCCGAGCCTGGAGCCGGGCACCTTGGTCGCCGACCAGTACGAGATCCTCGGCGCCATCGCCCACGGCGGCATGGGGTGGATTTACGTGGCCACCGACCGCAACGTGTCGGACCGGCCGGTGGTCCTCAAGGGCTTGTTGAACTCTGGTGATTCGGCGGCGCAGGCGGTGGCGATGGCCGAGCGGCAGTTCCTCGCCTCGGTGAGCCACCCGGGGATCGTGAAGATCTACAACTTCGTCGAGCACCAGATCTCCGACGAACGCACCATCGGCTACATCGTCATGGAGTACATCGGCGGAAAGACGCTCAAGCAGCTGACTTCCACCAAGGACGAGTCGGGCCACACCACGCCCGCGCTGCTGCCGCCGGAACAGGCCATGTCCTACATCCTCGAAGTCCTGCCCGCCGTCGGGTACCTGCATTCGGTGGGCCTGGTCTACAACGACGTGAAGCCGGACAACATCATGATCAGTGAGGGCGACGTCACGCTGATCGACCTGGGCGCCGTCGCCCCCATCGGCGGGCACGGCCGCCTCTACGGGACCCCGGGCTTCCAGGCTCCGGAGATCGTCGAGACGGGCCCGCAGATCGCCACCGACATCTACAGCATCGGCCGCACCCTGGCCGTCCTCACCGTCGACATGCCGATGGAGGGCGGTCAGTACCTGCCGGACCTGCCACACCCGGCCGACGTGCCGCTGTTCATCGAGAACCCCTCCTTCCACCTACTGCTGGCGCGGGCGACGGCGGCCAATCCCGACGAACGCTTCGCGACCACGGCGGAGATGACCACGCAGTTGCTCAACGTGCTGCGCGAGACCGTCGCCGTCCACACCGGCGTCCCCCGGCCTGCGCTCTCGACGGTCTTCACCCCACCCCGCTCCACCTTCGGCACCGAGCTGCTCCTCGGCCCGATCGACGCCTTCTTCGACCCGGACCAGGCGACGTTCTACGATCCGGCCGACATCGCCGCCGCCCTTCCGGTCCCGCTGCTGGACCCGACCGACCCATCGGCCCGGGTGCTGAGCACCACCGCCCTGTCCGATCCGCGTCAGATGCTCGACTCGATCCACGCCCACCGGGCCAGTCGCACCGTCATCGACGGCGACGAGTCGGTGCCGCGCGGGTCGCTGGAGGTCGACCTCGTCGAGTCGCGCGCCCTCCTCGAACTCGACGACGTCGACACCGCCCTGGGGGTGCTGCGCTCGGCCGACAAGCAATACGGCCCCAACTGGCGCATCGAGTGGTACCTGGGCATCTACGCCCTGCGCAACGACGAACCCGAACTCGCCTACGAGCGCTTCAACGAAGCCTTGGAAGCGATGCCCGGCGAGATCGGACCGAAGTTGGCCGTCGCCGGCACCGCCGAACTCATCGGCCGATGGCTCGCCGGCGAGGCCGGTGACCCGATGTCGCAGGGCGGGGTGGACCCCCAGGTGCGCCGCTGGTACGAGATTGCGCGCCACCACTACCAGGACCTGTGGTTCACCGACCACGCCATCATCACCGCAGCCTTCGGCCTGGCCCGGATCCACCTGGCCTACGGCGAAGTCGCCGAGGCCATCGTCGGACTCGACGAGGTCCCCACGACGAGCCGCCACTACAACACCGCGCGCGAGACCGCGGTCCTCGCCCTCGTGCACGGTCGGCCGGTCTCGCAGATCAGCCACGCCGAGATCGTCCAGGCGGCCGCGCGGTGGCAGCAGATCCCCGACTCCGAGCCGCGCAAGCCGCGGCTCAAGTTGATCGTGCTCGGCACCGCGCTGGGCTGGGTGCTGGAGAACGAGGGCGAGGAGGACCTGCCGAACCTGCTGGGCTATCCGTTCACCGAATACGGCCTGCGGGTCGGCACCGAACAGTCGCTGCGCGACCTGGCACGCGAGACGCGCAACAACCGGGCGCACCGGTTCCAACTGGTCGACCTGGCCAATTACGTCCGGCCGGCGACCTGGTTCTGA
- a CDS encoding glutamate ABC transporter substrate-binding protein, whose product MKIRAAVVVALVVATATACARFTAPDSPPPLTTANPPTPPGMVVAPPGGPVSAEADTDDCNRLASLRPMPLPPPGQMPPRTAMAQIAANGRLIVGIDTGSNPFSFRDPLSGDLRGFDVDLAREISKAIFNDPNRIEFRVTRPADRIHVLESNQVDIVVKTMSITCERRKQIDFSSPYYVAAQRILAVNNSKINAAEDLAGKRVCVANGATSAQRVRRIVPTATLVETATWADCLVLLQQSGVDAVSTDDAILAGLATQDPWLHLVGPSLGEEYYGIGIRKGRDDLVRFINAVLVTLAANGRWRSIVDEWLSVLGTHPTLPRPVYRD is encoded by the coding sequence ATGAAAATCCGCGCAGCCGTCGTCGTGGCCCTGGTGGTGGCCACCGCGACCGCGTGCGCCCGCTTCACCGCCCCGGATTCACCGCCGCCGCTCACCACGGCCAACCCGCCCACCCCGCCCGGCATGGTCGTCGCGCCACCCGGCGGACCGGTGTCCGCGGAGGCCGACACCGACGACTGCAACCGGCTGGCCAGCCTGCGGCCGATGCCGCTGCCGCCCCCCGGCCAGATGCCCCCGCGCACCGCAATGGCCCAGATCGCCGCCAACGGCCGGCTCATCGTCGGCATCGACACCGGCTCCAACCCGTTCAGCTTCCGCGACCCCCTCTCCGGCGACCTGCGCGGCTTCGACGTCGACCTGGCCAGGGAGATCAGCAAGGCGATCTTCAACGACCCCAACCGGATCGAGTTCCGGGTGACCCGGCCGGCCGACCGCATCCACGTCCTGGAGTCCAACCAGGTCGATATCGTCGTCAAAACCATGAGCATCACCTGCGAGCGGCGCAAGCAGATCGACTTCTCGTCGCCGTATTATGTTGCCGCCCAACGGATTCTGGCGGTGAACAACTCCAAGATCAATGCCGCCGAGGACCTGGCGGGTAAGCGGGTCTGCGTCGCCAACGGAGCCACCTCGGCCCAGCGCGTCCGGCGCATCGTGCCCACCGCCACCCTGGTGGAGACGGCGACCTGGGCGGATTGCCTTGTCCTGCTCCAACAATCCGGTGTCGACGCGGTGTCCACCGACGACGCCATCTTGGCCGGGCTGGCCACCCAGGACCCGTGGCTGCACCTCGTCGGCCCCAGCCTCGGCGAGGAGTACTACGGCATCGGGATCCGCAAGGGCCGCGACGACCTGGTGCGTTTCATCAACGCGGTCCTCGTCACCTTGGCCGCCAACGGGCGCTGGCGCTCGATCGTCGACGAGTGGCTGTCGGTGCTCGGCACCCATCCCACCCTGCCCCGACCGGTGTACCGGGACTGA
- the fgd gene encoding glucose-6-phosphate dehydrogenase (coenzyme-F420) — protein MAQGLKLGLKASAEQFDPRELVEIAVAAEEHGLDSVTVSDHFQPWRHNGGHAPFSLAWMAAVGERTSRVQLGTSVLTPTFRYNPAVIAQAFATMGCLYPGRIMLGVGTGEALNEYATGFTGEWPEFKERFARLRESVRLMRELWSGGEAINFEGDYYRTQDAFMYDLPEQPIPVYIAAGGPVVARYAGRAGDGFICTSGKGMDLYTEKLIPAVKEGAAKAERDFAEIDRMIEIKISYDPDPALALENTRFWAPLSLTPEQKHSVNSSVEMERLADELPIEQVAKRWIVASDPEDAVAQVRQYTDAGLNHLVFHAPGHDQRRFLDNFSRDLAPRLRELVPAT, from the coding sequence GTGGCGCAGGGACTGAAGCTCGGACTCAAGGCATCGGCGGAGCAGTTCGATCCGCGGGAATTGGTGGAGATCGCCGTCGCCGCCGAGGAACACGGGTTGGACTCGGTGACGGTCAGCGACCACTTCCAGCCGTGGCGCCACAACGGCGGCCACGCACCGTTCTCGCTGGCGTGGATGGCTGCGGTGGGCGAACGCACGTCGCGGGTCCAACTGGGCACCTCGGTCCTGACCCCGACCTTCCGTTACAACCCGGCGGTCATCGCCCAGGCATTCGCGACGATGGGCTGCCTCTACCCGGGGCGGATCATGCTCGGCGTCGGGACGGGCGAGGCCCTCAACGAGTACGCCACCGGGTTCACCGGCGAATGGCCGGAGTTCAAGGAGCGCTTCGCACGGCTGCGCGAGTCGGTGCGGCTGATGCGCGAGCTGTGGAGCGGCGGCGAAGCGATCAACTTCGAGGGTGACTACTACCGGACGCAGGACGCGTTCATGTACGACCTCCCCGAGCAGCCGATCCCGGTCTACATCGCGGCCGGTGGGCCGGTGGTGGCCCGCTACGCGGGGCGGGCCGGCGACGGCTTCATCTGTACCTCCGGCAAGGGCATGGACCTCTACACCGAGAAACTGATCCCGGCGGTGAAGGAAGGGGCGGCGAAGGCCGAGCGCGACTTCGCCGAGATCGACCGGATGATCGAGATCAAGATCTCCTACGACCCCGATCCGGCGCTGGCGCTGGAGAACACCCGGTTCTGGGCGCCGTTGTCGTTGACACCGGAACAGAAGCACTCGGTGAACTCGTCCGTGGAGATGGAGCGGCTGGCCGATGAGCTGCCCATCGAGCAGGTCGCCAAACGCTGGATCGTGGCCTCCGACCCGGAGGATGCGGTGGCCCAGGTCCGCCAGTACACCGATGCCGGCCTCAACCACCTCGTCTTCCACGCGCCCGGGCACGACCAGCGACGCTTCCTCGACAACTTCTCGCGTGATCTCGCGCCGCGGTTGCGCGAGCTCGTCCCGGCCACGTAG
- a CDS encoding alpha/beta hydrolase: MPIVHHRRPSLASYAFWLGAWLFLKPLLTFAPINRFTLGVLKRFERSAERQRPPRGVAIERIVLGGRPTELVMVAGPTGSDTDTAVLYLHGGAFMSCGPGTHRSITASLAKGLALPVFAVDYRQLPEAGVGASVDDSMRAYRELLGERGFSHVVVAGDSAGGFLTAKVAERAAAENLPAPVALGLLSPLLDLDLGARPDRTSRHDAYLPIRQLDVLGPMFDWGPVPLAGARTIADVDPAVFPPTIVITAQQEMVEPDGIELAQALDAAGRRVVLHSYPGQVHAFTVVLRHREGKESVRLLVDFLADAIRDAHREVSEPEHRDEAG; this comes from the coding sequence ATGCCAATTGTGCACCATCGGCGGCCAAGTCTCGCGTCGTACGCCTTCTGGTTGGGAGCATGGCTGTTTCTTAAGCCGCTGTTAACCTTCGCGCCAATCAACCGGTTCACCCTCGGGGTCCTGAAACGGTTCGAGCGCAGTGCCGAACGGCAGCGCCCGCCGCGCGGAGTCGCCATCGAGCGCATCGTCCTCGGCGGCCGTCCCACCGAGTTGGTGATGGTGGCCGGCCCCACCGGCAGCGACACCGATACCGCGGTCCTCTACCTGCACGGCGGCGCATTCATGTCCTGCGGCCCGGGTACCCACCGCTCCATCACGGCCTCGCTGGCGAAGGGTCTGGCACTGCCGGTCTTCGCCGTCGACTACCGGCAGCTGCCGGAAGCCGGGGTGGGTGCGTCGGTGGACGACTCGATGCGGGCGTACCGCGAACTGCTCGGCGAGCGCGGTTTCTCCCACGTGGTCGTCGCGGGGGACTCGGCCGGCGGCTTCCTCACTGCGAAGGTGGCCGAACGGGCGGCTGCGGAGAACCTGCCCGCGCCGGTGGCGCTGGGGCTGCTGTCGCCCCTGCTGGACCTGGACCTGGGTGCCCGGCCCGACCGGACCAGCCGGCACGATGCCTACCTGCCGATCCGGCAGCTCGACGTCCTCGGGCCGATGTTCGACTGGGGGCCGGTTCCCCTCGCGGGTGCGCGGACCATCGCCGACGTCGATCCGGCCGTTTTCCCGCCGACCATCGTGATCACGGCGCAGCAGGAGATGGTCGAGCCCGACGGCATCGAATTGGCCCAGGCCCTCGACGCGGCCGGCCGACGGGTGGTGCTGCACAGCTACCCCGGGCAGGTCCACGCATTCACCGTGGTGTTGCGCCACCGGGAGGGCAAGGAGTCGGTACGCCTGCTCGTCGACTTCCTCGCCGACGCCATTCGCGACGCCCACCGTGAGGTATCCGAACCCGAACACCGAGACGAGGCCGGCTGA
- a CDS encoding TetR/AcrR family transcriptional regulator has protein sequence MDRDRMVDVGVMLVSRFGAKALSLTSVAKHAGVARATAYRMFGGKEALIAAIVEREVAQLRERLSTWAAAQPDAEGKVGGQVTESLRYIRENEALQYVLRNEPGEIVSALVSTTHGGPALVTQIVSAALPDVDDDVRARLRPNPEAAAEFIVRVVYSLMLVPDSAMTDEQVAQLVVAAVLAPE, from the coding sequence ATGGATCGCGATCGGATGGTCGACGTCGGCGTGATGCTGGTGTCGCGCTTCGGGGCCAAGGCGTTGAGCCTCACCTCGGTCGCCAAGCACGCCGGGGTCGCCCGTGCCACCGCTTACCGCATGTTCGGCGGCAAGGAGGCGCTGATCGCGGCGATCGTCGAGCGCGAAGTCGCTCAACTGAGGGAACGGCTGAGCACCTGGGCGGCGGCCCAGCCCGACGCGGAGGGCAAGGTGGGTGGTCAGGTCACCGAGTCGCTGCGTTACATCCGGGAGAACGAGGCGCTGCAGTACGTGCTGCGCAACGAGCCGGGTGAGATCGTGTCGGCGTTGGTCTCCACCACCCACGGGGGGCCCGCCCTGGTCACCCAGATCGTCTCCGCGGCGCTGCCCGACGTCGACGACGATGTGCGGGCCCGGTTGCGGCCCAACCCGGAAGCGGCGGCAGAGTTCATCGTGCGCGTCGTCTATTCGCTGATGCTGGTACCGGACTCGGCGATGACCGACGAGCAGGTCGCCCAACTCGTCGTCGCCGCGGTCCTCGCGCCCGAGTAG